The Armatimonadota bacterium genome contains a region encoding:
- a CDS encoding MOP flippase family protein codes for MDWNPGDGEFRSKTVQGIGWSLSSQVVNQAIAMIAVVVLARLLSPREFGLLAMVTVVTVFAELFCDMGFSAALIQRQDITQEHLSSVFWFNLGVGVSLTAIFVGAARLLADFYGEPVLAPLTMILSANFLIGSLSIVQRTTLVKSMEFRRLAIVDIVATGLSGSIAVAMAFSGAGVWSLVGQAIVRSGTSTVLLWVLGGWRPSLIFRWRDAGELLSFSLNVFGNKILNYWVRNLDYLLIGRYIGTQPLGAYRNSYQIMLFPLISVSGVISRVMFPALSMIQNDIQRVRGAFLRSTRAIALVTFPMMTGLFVTVEPFVMTVLGPKWVQMIPILRVFCLVGLMQSIGTLNANLFLSQGRADLQFRLGLALKAISMLGIIIGLRWGVLGVAVGYSVTSVMSSYPGFYFAGKLVGLTYWRLWRELSGVLACALAMAAAVWGISVLLPSRLPVQVLFASQVAGGLVVYAALLHFLGIGAYRDVRQFVWENIRHLRASRLEGETP; via the coding sequence CAGGCTATCGCCATGATTGCGGTGGTCGTCCTCGCGCGGCTGCTGTCTCCGCGCGAGTTCGGGTTGTTGGCCATGGTCACCGTTGTGACCGTCTTCGCGGAGCTATTTTGCGACATGGGTTTCAGTGCCGCGTTGATACAAAGGCAGGACATAACGCAGGAGCACCTGTCCTCGGTTTTCTGGTTCAACCTCGGCGTCGGTGTATCCCTCACGGCGATCTTTGTCGGCGCCGCTCGACTGCTCGCCGACTTCTACGGTGAGCCGGTCCTGGCCCCGCTCACAATGATTCTGTCTGCAAACTTTCTCATAGGTTCTCTGAGCATCGTTCAGCGAACGACACTAGTGAAATCCATGGAGTTCCGACGGCTTGCGATTGTGGACATCGTCGCTACAGGCCTGTCCGGGAGCATTGCTGTGGCTATGGCCTTCTCGGGCGCGGGGGTGTGGAGCCTCGTCGGGCAGGCCATCGTGAGATCGGGTACGTCTACCGTACTGCTGTGGGTTCTAGGCGGATGGCGACCGTCGCTGATCTTCCGCTGGCGCGATGCCGGGGAACTCCTGTCTTTCAGCCTGAACGTCTTCGGCAACAAGATACTGAACTACTGGGTTCGAAATCTCGACTACCTCCTCATCGGGCGGTATATCGGCACACAGCCTCTGGGCGCGTATAGGAACTCCTACCAGATCATGCTTTTTCCTCTTATCAGCGTCTCGGGGGTTATCTCGAGAGTAATGTTTCCGGCCCTTTCGATGATACAGAACGACATACAGAGGGTGCGAGGTGCGTTCCTGCGATCAACCCGGGCAATAGCCCTCGTCACCTTCCCTATGATGACCGGCCTCTTCGTCACCGTAGAACCGTTCGTCATGACGGTCCTGGGCCCGAAGTGGGTTCAGATGATCCCGATTCTTCGGGTCTTCTGCTTGGTGGGCCTGATGCAGTCCATCGGCACGCTCAATGCAAATCTGTTCCTGTCACAGGGGCGCGCCGATCTGCAGTTCAGGCTCGGTTTGGCGCTCAAGGCGATCTCGATGCTCGGGATCATCATCGGTTTGCGGTGGGGAGTACTCGGCGTGGCTGTGGGATACTCCGTCACGTCGGTCATGAGTTCCTATCCGGGATTCTACTTCGCAGGCAAACTCGTAGGCCTTACCTATTGGCGCCTATGGCGGGAACTGTCGGGGGTGCTCGCCTGTGCGCTCGCGATGGCGGCTGCCGTATGGGGAATCAGCGTCCTGCTGCCCTCTCGGCTGCCCGTGCAGGTCCTGTTCGCATCACAAGTCGCTGGCGGACTTGTGGTCTACGCGGCGCTCTTGCACTTCCTTGGGATAGGCGCATATCGCGACGTCAGGCAGTTTGTCTGGGAGAACATCCGGCATCTGCGCGCCTCCCGGCTTGAAGGGGAGACGCCATGA
- a CDS encoding glycosyltransferase encodes MTPANLPTVMHILDGYLPVTENWLYRQMIGITRYRVVAVPGRLYEARSFPLDNLCVCPRLFAAPRSWAGRAANRVAESAFCVQSRRQARVAKRFQASLLHAHFGQTGYNSLAAKRFAGLPLITSFYGRDACLLPGVHPIWRRRYTRLFAEGDLFLAEGNHMKSTLVSLGCPQEKVVVHHLGVDLNALPFAIRRPDDDGTIRILAVGRFTEKKGLSYAVRAFARVARERVGVRLVLVGDGRGKAELAEKAELLRLVHENSLGDRVRFTGYVGYPEFLSLIGETHICIAPSVTAGDGDAEGGAPVCLIEMSASGMPVIATRHCDIGEVVLDGVSGFLAPERDVDSLSERLLHLVDHPQIWPAMGASGRRHIEKNYDAARQAVCLERTYDSLLGRAGPDESPC; translated from the coding sequence ATGACACCGGCGAATCTACCGACCGTGATGCACATCCTGGACGGCTATCTGCCTGTGACGGAGAACTGGCTCTATCGGCAGATGATCGGTATCACGCGGTATCGGGTCGTTGCCGTTCCGGGGAGGTTGTACGAGGCCCGGAGCTTTCCGCTGGATAACCTCTGCGTGTGCCCGCGCTTGTTCGCCGCGCCGAGATCATGGGCCGGCCGTGCCGCCAATCGTGTGGCTGAATCTGCGTTCTGCGTGCAGTCGCGTCGTCAGGCGAGAGTCGCGAAGCGCTTCCAGGCGAGTCTGCTCCACGCCCACTTCGGGCAGACGGGGTACAACAGCCTGGCGGCGAAACGGTTCGCCGGGTTGCCACTGATAACCTCGTTTTATGGAAGGGATGCCTGCCTGTTGCCCGGAGTCCATCCAATATGGCGAAGGCGGTATACGCGCCTCTTCGCGGAGGGAGATCTCTTCTTGGCCGAGGGAAACCACATGAAGTCCACCCTGGTTTCGCTCGGATGTCCGCAGGAGAAAGTGGTTGTTCATCATCTCGGCGTGGATCTGAACGCCTTGCCGTTTGCCATTCGACGGCCCGATGATGACGGGACGATCAGGATTCTGGCCGTGGGAAGGTTTACGGAGAAGAAGGGCTTGTCATATGCGGTTCGCGCGTTTGCAAGGGTGGCGCGTGAGAGAGTGGGCGTGAGGCTTGTACTAGTCGGCGACGGTCGGGGAAAGGCTGAACTCGCTGAGAAGGCCGAACTTCTTCGGTTAGTGCATGAGAACTCCCTTGGCGACAGGGTACGATTCACGGGTTACGTTGGCTACCCGGAATTCCTCTCACTGATCGGAGAGACGCACATCTGCATTGCCCCCAGCGTCACCGCAGGCGACGGGGATGCGGAGGGAGGCGCGCCGGTGTGTCTGATCGAAATGTCCGCGTCGGGCATGCCTGTTATTGCCACCCGGCACTGCGATATCGGTGAAGTGGTGCTTGACGGCGTCTCCGGGTTCCTTGCCCCCGAACGTGATGTAGACTCACTCTCGGAGCGCCTGTTGCATCTCGTAGATCACCCGCAAATCTGGCCGGCGATGGGCGCCTCCGGCCGGAGGCATATCGAGAAGAACTACGATGCCGCCAGACAGGCAGTGTGCCTGGAGCGGACCTACGACAGTCTGTTGGGCCGTGCAGGCCCTGATGAGAGCCCTTGCTGA
- a CDS encoding glycosyltransferase family 4 protein: protein MEGGQEHPSRSAPDRIRVLYVDHTPIMGGAQISLLELVQTLDRSRFDVAVACTDRCPAVMRGIEDAGGDALVVRVPRLRGNPLTLPVRCAAGISDLVGACREFRPDVVHSNSARTHVYGLVAARISGAKSVWTLRDMEFPRAFFRRLVGFTAGVICVSGAVRDHYDPGHRFAGVHLIPNGILVPPLDVPHERSRVRAELGIAEDVPVAGSVGRMLPWKGQDRFLLAAASVLRELPDARFVLLGNPDQPDYLRGLEELADTNGIGERAVFGGFREDIIPSITAFDLLCHTSLAPEPFGRVLVEAMAVGVPVIASPTGGPLDIIEHEVSGLLVDPQDTSLLAESMIRLLTDRTLRERLSRSARSAFETKFDQARETASVEAVYESVMMCGRGDRCG, encoded by the coding sequence ATGGAAGGCGGTCAAGAGCATCCCAGTCGGTCGGCACCTGACAGGATCAGAGTCCTGTACGTAGATCACACGCCGATTATGGGCGGCGCACAGATCTCCCTGCTTGAGCTGGTGCAGACGCTCGATCGCTCGCGATTCGATGTGGCCGTCGCGTGTACTGATCGCTGTCCGGCTGTCATGAGAGGCATCGAGGATGCGGGAGGCGATGCTCTGGTCGTGCGCGTCCCTCGTCTTCGAGGAAACCCGCTGACTCTGCCCGTGCGCTGCGCTGCCGGCATCTCCGACCTGGTTGGAGCATGCCGGGAGTTTCGTCCTGACGTAGTGCACAGCAATAGTGCGAGAACCCACGTTTACGGTCTGGTTGCTGCCCGCATCTCGGGGGCGAAGTCCGTGTGGACGCTGCGCGACATGGAGTTTCCTCGCGCGTTCTTCAGACGTCTCGTCGGATTCACGGCGGGGGTTATCTGTGTCTCTGGAGCCGTGCGCGACCACTACGATCCCGGCCACCGATTCGCAGGGGTCCATCTGATACCCAACGGGATTCTTGTCCCGCCGCTGGATGTCCCGCATGAGCGAAGTCGCGTACGTGCGGAACTTGGTATTGCGGAAGACGTACCAGTCGCGGGATCTGTGGGAAGGATGCTGCCTTGGAAGGGTCAGGATCGCTTCCTTCTTGCTGCTGCTTCGGTCCTGCGTGAACTGCCCGACGCCAGATTCGTCTTACTGGGGAATCCCGATCAGCCGGACTATCTGCGGGGGCTAGAGGAACTTGCCGATACCAATGGCATCGGCGAGCGGGCCGTCTTTGGAGGATTCCGGGAGGACATAATCCCTTCTATCACTGCGTTCGATTTGCTCTGTCACACTTCTCTCGCGCCAGAACCGTTCGGCAGGGTATTGGTGGAGGCAATGGCAGTGGGGGTGCCGGTGATCGCTTCACCGACGGGAGGGCCCCTGGACATCATCGAGCATGAAGTCAGCGGCCTTCTCGTGGATCCTCAGGACACGAGTCTTCTCGCAGAGAGCATGATTCGTCTCTTGACCGATAGAACTCTTCGCGAGAGGCTGTCTCGCTCCGCGCGCTCCGCCTTCGAGACGAAGTTTGACCAGGCGCGGGAGACCGCGTCTGTAGAAGCAGTCTATGAATCGGTCATGATGTGCGGGCGGGGGGACCGGTGCGGATGA